A stretch of Flavobacteriales bacterium DNA encodes these proteins:
- a CDS encoding mucoidy inhibitor MuiA family protein has translation MRFSSFLLASVLLPCAVTAADGEKPINSKVSEVKAFLSGAQVSRSASTTVAAGTSLLVFTGLAEGIDPQSIQVTGKGGYQILSVNHRINYLTESPKKKEIEDLKERIKKLEHDWNIENGVQQVWVNEEQLLLKNSAIGGQQNGLTAAQLMAVNDYVRERMKAMKVGWLTQEEKKQAIHIEAEKLRQQLASLQAQAPRPTSEVVVEISSTVEVSATFTITYFVGNAGWLPAYDLRAKGVGQPIELLMKAQVTNNTGEDWSKVDLSLSSGNPTLGGVMPTLYPWTLYTYQPRMLESISISSRGSRVRGDAPMAAPSAMDGDLRMKEEEVASSIVSNSVAFRTTTVEFVIETPFTIPADGVAHTVGVKSHSIPANFKHYATPKLDKDAFLYARTTGWEDLNLLPGEANVFFEGTFVGQSYLQLDQPKDTLDISLGRDKGVVVERVKRKTTNEKAIVGGKRTVTIGWDLTVRNTKGTAVDLEVRDQYPLSPQSEIEVKLIDKGGAAADEQKGLLTWNQRIEPKATKKLGFSYEVKHPKDMPVVLE, from the coding sequence ATGCGCTTCTCCTCCTTCCTGCTCGCATCCGTACTCCTTCCCTGTGCAGTCACCGCCGCGGACGGTGAGAAACCCATCAACAGCAAGGTGAGCGAGGTCAAAGCTTTCCTTAGTGGAGCGCAGGTTTCGCGCAGCGCAAGCACCACCGTGGCGGCTGGGACCAGCTTGCTCGTATTCACCGGCCTCGCCGAGGGGATCGACCCCCAGAGCATCCAGGTCACGGGCAAAGGCGGCTACCAGATCCTCAGCGTGAACCACCGGATCAACTACCTCACCGAGAGCCCGAAGAAGAAGGAGATCGAGGACCTGAAGGAGCGCATCAAGAAGCTGGAGCACGACTGGAACATCGAGAACGGCGTGCAGCAAGTGTGGGTGAACGAAGAGCAGTTGCTGCTCAAGAACAGTGCGATTGGCGGTCAGCAGAACGGGCTCACCGCCGCGCAATTGATGGCGGTGAACGACTATGTGCGCGAGCGGATGAAAGCCATGAAGGTGGGCTGGCTCACGCAAGAGGAGAAGAAACAGGCCATCCACATTGAAGCGGAGAAGCTCCGGCAGCAGTTGGCCAGCCTGCAAGCACAGGCTCCGCGCCCCACCAGCGAAGTGGTGGTGGAGATCAGCAGCACCGTGGAGGTGAGCGCCACCTTCACCATCACCTACTTCGTGGGTAATGCCGGCTGGCTTCCGGCGTACGACCTGCGCGCCAAAGGCGTGGGACAACCGATCGAGCTGCTCATGAAGGCGCAGGTGACGAACAACACGGGTGAGGACTGGAGCAAGGTGGACCTGAGCCTGAGCAGCGGCAATCCCACCCTAGGCGGCGTGATGCCCACACTGTACCCTTGGACGCTTTACACCTACCAGCCACGGATGCTGGAAAGCATCTCCATCAGCAGCCGGGGATCGCGCGTGCGAGGCGACGCACCGATGGCCGCGCCAAGCGCGATGGATGGCGATCTGCGGATGAAAGAGGAAGAGGTCGCCTCCAGCATCGTATCCAACTCCGTTGCCTTCCGCACTACCACTGTCGAGTTCGTCATTGAGACGCCCTTCACCATCCCCGCCGATGGTGTGGCGCATACCGTGGGCGTGAAGAGCCACAGCATTCCGGCCAATTTCAAGCACTACGCAACGCCCAAGCTCGACAAGGATGCCTTCCTCTATGCGCGCACCACGGGCTGGGAAGACCTGAACCTGCTGCCCGGCGAAGCGAATGTGTTCTTCGAGGGCACCTTCGTAGGACAGAGCTACCTGCAACTGGATCAGCCGAAGGACACGCTCGACATCAGCCTTGGCCGCGACAAAGGAGTCGTTGTTGAACGCGTGAAGCGCAAGACCACCAACGAGAAGGCCATCGTAGGCGGAAAGCGCACGGTGACCATCGGCTGGGACCTCACCGTGCGCAACACCAAAGGCACGGCGGTGGATCTGGAAGTGCGCGACCAGTACCCGCTGAGCCCGCAGAGCGAGATCGAGGTGAAGCTGATCGATAAGGGCGGCGCCGCTGCCGATGAGCAGAAGGGCCTGCTCACCTGGAACCAGCGTATCGAACCCAAGGCCACGAAGAAGCTCGGCTTCAGCTACGAGGTGAAGCACCCGAAGGACATGCCAGTCGTGCTGGAGTAG
- a CDS encoding T9SS type A sorting domain-containing protein, translating into MPYTSPGISNSAATTDGPVTTCDGPYSNIWWTVSGVCGTMTATTCGSSYDTEIAVYDGTCGTLVPITCNDDAPAGPCQFTLQSYVTWAATQGTTYYISVGTYFNGGTTGNNILNVTAVDGDGDGYGDACDNCVSTSNPSQADGDSDGVGDVCDNCPTVSNAAQTDSDGDTNGDACDICPGGNDFTDGDGDAVPDFCDVCPTVNNGTPGQACDDSNPNTVLDVLGASPACGCAGTPCTQTVTLTFQADGSSGIRWALRQQVTNILVQSSPGYPAYDFPPPSNNYTYTTCLPNGQYYVVVEDDACNGIVNGGYIVQVGGTRVIDNRNNFLNGCTSQISGGQGFGIPVGNDRLISASCDRLDLRRGVSGTCSDVLTADLTPNSSPNNVFQFWFYDPNGTLSLRWPANAAGLNQVNMFSLPSLVEGKLYNVRVRTQISPGVWREWGPACRVMINNALGQCPQTQLQDEAGTQFSCGVTKPMGNSAPNLVYAKPRSRKTGTCANQQANKYQFRFRIPSEGVVIVKNGVSSNPWTYLNNTGILATPLPNATTVLQPCKLYEVEARLSFDNGATWCVGTSTDMYTNLTPWGDVCTVFTTCAFGMAQQPTGTENSSSVKLFPNPNDGSQLTLTMPHVEEGVNTVSVDIYDAYGKRVAARTIAVQDGFLNTVLDLNGELANGMYMVSITAGTALHNERLVIQR; encoded by the coding sequence GTGCCTTACACGAGCCCCGGCATCTCCAACTCAGCGGCGACAACGGATGGTCCCGTGACCACCTGCGACGGCCCGTACAGCAACATCTGGTGGACCGTGAGCGGCGTTTGCGGCACCATGACCGCTACCACCTGCGGATCGAGCTATGACACGGAGATCGCCGTGTACGATGGCACCTGCGGCACCTTGGTCCCGATCACCTGCAACGATGATGCACCTGCAGGTCCTTGCCAGTTCACCTTGCAGAGCTACGTGACCTGGGCAGCCACCCAAGGCACCACCTACTACATCTCGGTGGGCACCTACTTCAACGGTGGCACCACCGGGAACAACATCCTGAACGTGACCGCGGTTGACGGTGACGGCGATGGCTACGGCGATGCCTGCGACAACTGCGTGAGCACCTCCAACCCGAGCCAGGCGGATGGTGACAGCGACGGCGTGGGTGATGTCTGCGACAACTGCCCCACCGTTTCCAACGCCGCTCAGACCGACAGCGATGGCGACACCAACGGCGACGCCTGCGACATCTGCCCCGGCGGCAACGACTTCACCGATGGTGACGGCGACGCCGTGCCCGACTTCTGCGATGTATGCCCCACGGTGAACAACGGCACGCCCGGACAGGCCTGCGATGACAGCAACCCGAACACGGTCCTTGATGTGCTCGGTGCAAGTCCGGCTTGCGGCTGCGCAGGCACCCCTTGCACGCAGACGGTGACCTTGACCTTCCAGGCCGATGGCTCCAGCGGCATCCGCTGGGCGCTCCGCCAGCAGGTCACCAACATCCTGGTGCAGAGCTCGCCCGGTTATCCGGCCTACGACTTCCCGCCGCCCAGCAACAACTACACCTACACCACCTGCCTGCCCAACGGCCAGTACTACGTGGTGGTTGAGGACGATGCCTGCAACGGCATCGTGAACGGCGGATACATCGTGCAAGTGGGCGGAACCCGCGTGATCGACAACCGCAACAACTTCCTCAATGGCTGCACCAGCCAGATCTCCGGCGGACAGGGCTTCGGCATCCCCGTCGGCAACGACCGCCTGATCAGCGCCAGCTGCGACCGCCTCGACCTGCGTCGCGGCGTTAGCGGCACCTGCTCCGATGTGCTCACCGCCGACCTCACCCCCAACAGCTCGCCCAACAACGTGTTCCAGTTCTGGTTCTACGACCCGAACGGCACCCTGAGCCTGCGCTGGCCGGCCAATGCCGCGGGCCTCAACCAGGTGAACATGTTCAGCCTGCCCTCCTTGGTGGAAGGAAAGCTCTACAACGTGCGCGTGCGCACCCAGATCAGCCCCGGCGTTTGGCGCGAGTGGGGACCTGCCTGCCGCGTGATGATCAACAACGCCTTGGGCCAGTGCCCGCAGACCCAGTTGCAGGATGAGGCCGGAACGCAGTTCTCATGCGGCGTCACCAAGCCCATGGGCAACAGCGCGCCCAACCTGGTGTACGCCAAGCCGCGCTCGCGCAAGACCGGCACCTGCGCGAACCAGCAAGCCAACAAGTACCAGTTCCGCTTCCGCATCCCGTCCGAGGGCGTGGTGATCGTGAAGAACGGCGTGAGCAGCAACCCCTGGACCTACCTGAACAACACCGGCATCCTGGCCACTCCGCTGCCCAATGCAACCACGGTGCTGCAACCCTGCAAGCTCTATGAGGTAGAGGCCCGCTTGAGCTTCGATAACGGCGCCACCTGGTGCGTGGGGACCAGCACGGACATGTACACGAACCTCACCCCGTGGGGCGATGTGTGCACCGTGTTCACCACCTGCGCCTTCGGCATGGCCCAGCAGCCCACCGGCACTGAGAACAGCAGCAGCGTGAAGCTCTTCCCGAACCCGAACGACGGCAGCCAGCTCACGCTGACCATGCCGCACGTGGAGGAGGGCGTGAACACCGTTTCCGTTGACATCTACGATGCCTATGGCAAGCGCGTGGCTGCCCGCACCATCGCGGTGCAGGACGGTTTCCTGAACACCGTGCTCGACCTCAATGGCGAATTGGCCAACGGCATGTACATGGTGAGCATCACCGCCGGAACCGCTTTGCACAACGAGCGACTGGTGATCCAGCGCTAG
- a CDS encoding phytanoyl-CoA dioxygenase family protein, with protein MRKLLDRYYGFFRKLKASYVLLNLFNRKKLKHTQSMYHKYGVKRNVLLPINSSLLPRGAVEKPWLDGPDALEKLKASVGWQRFDASTREAMLRWPTDGYIVLRSLFTLDEVAAMNTEVDRLIRDKVVDFNFTGRKIMFAYRHSELLRRFTHDRRILDAMDFLLGRKVRVFQSINFLTGSEQHAHSDSIHMTTYPLGYMIAAWIALEPITADNGCLVYHPGSHRLPYLLNNNYDHGGNRFVIGDDAYARYEAAIDEEIRKGGFPAQEFHAQPGDVLLWHANLLHGGKKMSSPDASRKSMVIHCFAEDVICYHELTQRPAMMEAAD; from the coding sequence GTGCGCAAACTGCTGGACCGCTACTATGGATTCTTCCGCAAGCTGAAGGCGAGCTATGTGCTGCTGAACCTCTTCAATCGGAAGAAGCTGAAGCACACGCAGAGCATGTACCACAAGTACGGCGTGAAGCGAAACGTGCTCCTGCCGATCAACAGCAGCCTCTTGCCGCGAGGAGCCGTCGAGAAGCCCTGGCTCGATGGACCGGATGCGTTGGAGAAGCTGAAGGCCTCAGTAGGATGGCAGCGCTTCGATGCATCGACGCGAGAAGCGATGCTGCGCTGGCCCACCGACGGCTACATCGTTCTGCGCAGCCTTTTCACGCTGGATGAAGTTGCAGCGATGAATACCGAGGTGGACCGCTTGATCCGCGACAAGGTGGTTGACTTCAACTTCACCGGAAGGAAGATCATGTTCGCCTACAGGCATAGTGAGCTGCTCCGCCGCTTCACGCATGACCGCCGTATCCTCGATGCGATGGACTTCCTGCTTGGCCGCAAAGTGCGCGTGTTCCAGAGCATCAACTTCCTCACCGGCAGCGAGCAGCACGCCCACAGCGACAGCATCCACATGACCACCTATCCGCTCGGCTACATGATCGCTGCGTGGATCGCCCTGGAGCCCATCACCGCGGACAACGGCTGCCTCGTTTACCACCCAGGGAGCCATCGGCTCCCTTACCTGCTCAACAACAACTACGACCACGGCGGCAATCGCTTCGTGATCGGCGATGATGCTTACGCGCGCTACGAGGCGGCCATCGACGAGGAGATCCGGAAAGGCGGCTTCCCGGCGCAGGAATTCCATGCCCAGCCCGGCGATGTGCTGCTCTGGCACGCCAACCTGCTGCACGGCGGCAAGAAGATGAGCAGCCCTGATGCCAGCCGCAAGAGCATGGTGATCCATTGCTTCGCCGAGGACGTGATCTGCTACCACGAGCTCACGCAACGCCCGGCCATGATGGAGGCAGCGGATTGA
- a CDS encoding sodium-translocating pyrophosphatase, with protein MGSELMYYVPVMGALGLVVMIAKAMWVRKQDAGDANMQELAGYIARGASAFLKAEWKVLGVFAAIAAVLLAWSAELEAVAKHTDWVIAIAFLIGAFFSAFAGWIGMSIATKANVRTTQAARTSLAQALKVSFNGGTVMGLGVAGLAVVGLGSLFIVFLRMYVGDIAAGSPEWNDAMMQCLEVLAGFSLGAESIALFARVGGGIYTKAADVGADLVGKVEAGIPEDDARNPATIADNVGDNVGDVAGMGADLFGSYVATMLATMVLGREVVATGDAFNGLSPILLPMVIAGLGVIFSIIGTFFVRINKDSDSVMSALNKGNWGAMALVAISSYPLVQWMLPETMQFVRGGVSTEITSMNVFWAIILGLVVGTLMSMVTEYYTSMGRRPVLSIVKKSGTGHGTNVIGGLAMGMESTVLPILILAAGIWGSFELAGMYGVAIAAAGMMATTAMQLAIDAFGPIADNAGGIAEMSGLPKEVRERTDNLDAVGNTTAATGKGFAIASAALTALALFAAYVGMSGISGIDIYKADVLAMLFVGGMIPFFFSSLAISAVGKAAMDMVKEVRRQFREIPGIMEGKGKPEYEKCVAISTQASIREMIAPGALALISPILVGFLAGPEALGGLLAGITVSGVLMGMFQNNAGGAWDNAKKSFEKGVDIDGTMYYKHKADKPSPPHQAAVTGDTVGDPFKDTSGPSMNILIKLTSIVALIIAPHINESGHAANGDAQHADAHASVAPGTNAPVNDLSAEDAAQVNTTVALATRSTEFTHTLVTGKQISGASIGMENDLMTFIMRAIPADKRTWIGLNEVAYYDQGGVNMEQSAAQLDNLAEIMRAYPTLKLEIGATATDVANAEPATIEKSARTRAESIVKALNDRGIALERLNAKGYGSDAPFATAPLFLDRAPTKGAALRVSER; from the coding sequence ATGGGAAGTGAACTGATGTACTACGTGCCGGTGATGGGCGCATTGGGCCTGGTGGTGATGATCGCCAAGGCAATGTGGGTGCGCAAACAGGACGCCGGTGATGCCAACATGCAGGAGCTCGCGGGCTACATCGCCCGTGGTGCAAGCGCCTTCCTGAAAGCCGAATGGAAGGTGCTGGGCGTGTTCGCCGCTATCGCAGCCGTGCTGCTCGCTTGGAGCGCAGAACTCGAGGCCGTTGCCAAGCACACCGATTGGGTGATCGCCATCGCCTTCCTCATCGGCGCCTTCTTCAGCGCCTTCGCGGGCTGGATCGGCATGAGCATCGCGACCAAGGCGAATGTGCGCACCACGCAAGCCGCGCGCACCAGTTTGGCGCAGGCGCTCAAGGTCAGCTTCAACGGTGGCACCGTGATGGGCCTCGGCGTAGCCGGCCTCGCTGTGGTTGGTCTTGGCTCACTCTTCATCGTGTTCCTTCGGATGTACGTGGGTGACATCGCCGCAGGCTCACCAGAATGGAACGATGCGATGATGCAGTGCCTCGAAGTGCTGGCAGGCTTCTCGCTCGGCGCTGAGAGCATCGCGCTCTTCGCACGCGTGGGCGGCGGCATCTACACCAAGGCCGCCGATGTGGGCGCTGATCTCGTGGGCAAGGTGGAAGCGGGCATCCCTGAGGATGACGCGCGCAACCCCGCCACCATCGCCGACAACGTGGGCGACAACGTGGGCGATGTGGCCGGCATGGGCGCCGACCTCTTCGGCAGTTATGTGGCCACCATGCTCGCCACCATGGTACTGGGCCGCGAAGTCGTGGCTACCGGCGATGCCTTCAACGGCCTCTCCCCCATCCTCCTCCCCATGGTGATCGCTGGCCTCGGCGTCATTTTCAGCATCATCGGCACCTTCTTCGTGCGCATCAATAAGGACAGCGACAGCGTGATGTCCGCCTTGAACAAGGGCAACTGGGGCGCCATGGCCCTGGTGGCGATCAGCAGCTATCCCTTGGTGCAGTGGATGCTCCCCGAGACCATGCAGTTCGTCCGTGGCGGCGTGTCCACGGAGATCACCAGCATGAATGTGTTCTGGGCCATCATCCTCGGCCTTGTGGTCGGCACGCTCATGAGCATGGTCACCGAGTACTACACCAGCATGGGCCGTCGCCCGGTGCTGAGCATCGTGAAGAAGAGCGGCACGGGCCACGGCACCAACGTGATCGGAGGCCTGGCCATGGGCATGGAGAGCACCGTGCTCCCGATCCTGATACTCGCTGCTGGCATCTGGGGCTCATTCGAGCTCGCAGGCATGTACGGCGTGGCGATCGCTGCGGCAGGCATGATGGCCACCACGGCCATGCAGCTCGCTATCGATGCCTTCGGCCCCATCGCCGACAACGCTGGCGGCATCGCCGAGATGAGCGGACTGCCGAAGGAAGTGCGTGAGCGCACCGACAACCTCGATGCGGTCGGCAACACCACTGCCGCCACCGGCAAGGGCTTCGCCATCGCTTCGGCGGCGCTCACCGCGCTGGCGCTCTTCGCGGCCTATGTGGGCATGTCGGGCATAAGCGGCATCGACATCTACAAGGCCGACGTGCTCGCCATGCTCTTCGTGGGCGGCATGATCCCCTTCTTCTTCAGCAGCCTCGCCATCAGTGCCGTGGGCAAGGCCGCCATGGACATGGTGAAAGAGGTGCGCCGGCAATTCCGCGAGATCCCGGGCATCATGGAAGGCAAGGGCAAGCCCGAGTACGAGAAGTGCGTGGCCATCAGCACGCAGGCCAGCATCCGCGAGATGATCGCGCCCGGCGCCCTCGCACTGATCTCGCCGATCCTCGTCGGCTTCCTTGCCGGGCCTGAAGCGCTGGGCGGCCTTCTCGCGGGCATCACGGTGAGCGGCGTGCTCATGGGCATGTTCCAGAACAACGCCGGCGGTGCATGGGACAACGCCAAGAAGAGCTTCGAGAAAGGCGTGGACATCGACGGCACCATGTACTACAAGCACAAGGCCGACAAGCCTTCGCCGCCCCACCAAGCAGCTGTGACGGGCGATACCGTTGGCGACCCGTTCAAGGACACCTCTGGTCCCTCGATGAACATCCTGATCAAGCTCACGAGCATCGTGGCGCTCATCATCGCGCCGCACATCAACGAAAGCGGCCACGCGGCCAACGGTGATGCGCAGCATGCGGATGCGCACGCATCCGTTGCTCCGGGCACGAATGCGCCTGTGAACGACCTGAGCGCCGAGGACGCCGCCCAGGTGAACACGACGGTGGCCTTGGCGACGCGCAGCACTGAGTTCACGCATACGCTGGTCACCGGAAAGCAGATCAGCGGCGCGTCCATCGGCATGGAGAACGACCTGATGACCTTCATCATGCGCGCCATCCCTGCGGACAAGCGCACCTGGATCGGCCTGAATGAAGTGGCTTATTACGACCAGGGCGGCGTGAACATGGAACAAAGCGCCGCACAGCTTGATAACCTGGCGGAGATCATGCGCGCCTACCCCACGCTGAAGCTCGAGATCGGCGCCACGGCAACCGACGTCGCGAATGCCGAGCCCGCCACGATCGAGAAGAGCGCACGCACCCGCGCCGAGAGCATCGTCAAGGCCTTGAACGATCGCGGCATCGCGCTGGAGCGGCTCAATGCCAAAGGCTACGGCAGCGATGCGCCCTTCGCCACCGCGCCGCTGTTCCTTGACCGCGCACCCACCAAAGGCGCAGCGCTGCGGGTGAGCGAGCGATAG
- a CDS encoding GatB/YqeY domain-containing protein produces the protein MNLQERIDADIKAAMLARDKDKLNALRAIKSAILLELTKEGGGGGLEEAAGMKILQKLHKQRAEAAAIYHQQGRADLAGEEEAQAKVIEAYLPQRMSEAEVEAAVRAIIASTGAAGMKDMGRVMGEANEQLAGKADGSAVAALVKRLLGAL, from the coding sequence ATGAACCTGCAAGAGCGAATAGACGCTGACATCAAGGCCGCGATGCTGGCCCGCGACAAGGACAAGCTGAACGCCCTCCGGGCCATCAAGAGCGCGATCCTGCTCGAACTCACCAAGGAAGGCGGTGGCGGCGGCCTGGAGGAAGCGGCTGGCATGAAGATCCTGCAGAAGCTGCATAAGCAGCGTGCAGAGGCCGCAGCGATCTATCACCAGCAAGGCCGTGCCGATCTCGCCGGCGAGGAGGAGGCCCAAGCCAAAGTGATCGAGGCCTATCTGCCCCAGCGCATGAGCGAGGCGGAGGTGGAGGCCGCAGTTCGCGCCATCATCGCATCAACAGGCGCAGCTGGCATGAAGGACATGGGCCGCGTGATGGGTGAGGCCAATGAGCAGCTGGCCGGCAAGGCCGATGGCAGTGCGGTGGCGGCATTGGTGAAGAGACTGCTGGGGGCGCTGTAG